The following proteins are co-located in the Flavobacterium sp. CECT 9288 genome:
- a CDS encoding YafY family protein, which yields MKKDNKKHLNSTQVYRTKILVELLKKNLSVHRDVLIKEISAKDLRNISVRTIQRYVKDLNEDYGIVITFNKGNKHYYLNEEKSVNIESFLSHIEILSTAELIKSSFNETNNALAFIEFENSASMSSILNFKIILESIHQALPISFEHYSFYHLKEEEYTLKPYFLKQYQNRWYVIGETEKGYRTFGIDRIENISVGTKKFKSKTIEAKDKFSHVIGLNYVDHKLQIVKLSFDISQKPYLVSLPMHRTQKEINLENGKTFDIEMIIHPNFEFSQQILKYGSLVKVLEPEWLKEEIKEELRKGFEGYL from the coding sequence ATGAAAAAAGACAATAAAAAGCATCTGAATTCAACACAAGTTTATCGCACTAAAATTTTGGTGGAACTTTTAAAAAAAAATCTATCTGTGCATCGTGATGTACTTATAAAAGAAATATCTGCAAAGGATCTTAGGAATATATCTGTACGTACAATACAACGATATGTAAAAGATTTAAATGAAGATTATGGGATTGTCATTACTTTTAATAAAGGCAATAAACACTATTATTTAAACGAGGAAAAATCGGTTAATATTGAGTCCTTTTTAAGTCACATTGAGATTTTATCGACAGCTGAACTTATAAAGTCTAGTTTTAACGAAACAAATAACGCATTAGCCTTTATTGAATTTGAAAATAGTGCGTCCATGTCCTCAATTTTAAATTTTAAAATTATTTTAGAATCCATTCACCAAGCATTACCTATTAGTTTTGAACACTATAGTTTTTACCATTTAAAAGAGGAAGAATACACTTTAAAACCTTACTTCTTGAAACAATACCAAAACCGTTGGTATGTTATTGGCGAAACTGAAAAAGGATATCGTACTTTCGGAATTGACAGAATAGAAAATATTAGTGTTGGTACTAAAAAGTTCAAATCAAAAACCATAGAAGCCAAAGATAAGTTTAGTCATGTTATAGGTTTAAATTATGTTGATCATAAGTTACAAATTGTAAAACTTTCATTTGATATTTCTCAGAAACCTTATCTTGTTTCGCTTCCTATGCATCGCACTCAAAAAGAAATTAACCTTGAAAACGGGAAGACGTTTGATATAGAAATGATTATTCACCCTAATTTCGAATTTAGCCAACAGATTTTGAAGTATGGAAGTTTAGTTAAAGTTCTGGAGCCCGAATGGCTGAAAGAAGAGATTAAGGAAGAGTTGAGAAAAGGGTTTGAGGGGTATTTGTAA
- a CDS encoding EcsC family protein, protein MAKEKLSETIIMKTLDYAYDKALNGVPGLDSAQEMAENYLAKGGKKIDMANSLIRWQNTKATTSGFLTGLPGLIAMPITIPANIASVLYVQVRMIAALAYIGGHDIKDDKVKTLVYLCLAGNGAKDIVKDLGIVVGKKIATRTVQNISGKTITIINQKVGFKLLTKFGEKGAINLGKAIPIVGGLIGGTFDLVATNTIGNIARNTFIDKE, encoded by the coding sequence ATGGCAAAAGAAAAATTATCAGAAACGATTATAATGAAAACACTTGATTATGCTTATGATAAAGCTTTAAATGGAGTACCTGGCTTAGATTCAGCACAAGAAATGGCCGAAAATTACTTAGCTAAAGGTGGAAAAAAAATCGATATGGCAAATTCTTTAATTAGATGGCAAAATACAAAAGCGACTACTAGTGGCTTTTTAACTGGACTTCCAGGTCTAATTGCAATGCCAATTACTATACCTGCTAATATTGCTAGTGTTTTATATGTTCAGGTCAGAATGATAGCTGCATTAGCTTATATTGGTGGACACGATATTAAAGACGATAAAGTAAAAACTTTAGTGTATTTATGTTTAGCTGGGAATGGAGCTAAAGATATTGTAAAAGATCTTGGAATTGTAGTTGGTAAAAAAATTGCTACAAGAACAGTTCAAAACATATCAGGAAAAACTATTACTATAATCAATCAGAAAGTTGGATTTAAACTTTTGACTAAATTTGGAGAAAAGGGTGCCATTAATCTCGGAAAAGCAATTCCGATTGTAGGAGGTTTGATTGGCGGAACTTTTGATCTTGTCGCAACTAATACAATTGGAAACATAGCACGAAATACATTTATAGATAAAGAATAA
- a CDS encoding histidine kinase, translating into MPTKVLLFLVCFYGVYCSAQYKPSINYTTSNGLPNNAVRALFLDKNEDLWIGTENGISKLENGAFSNLILPKTINNNSCWDIAQDRNGNLWFASYGGGVYKYDGLQFTVFDKQKGLPSLRARKVLAHNDKIYVGTELGIAIIDTKTNAIVVPKGIVPHFGVFIVTDFVVYKNYVYFSTANEGIFKIETNKNNPEIAPVHQFKYAYSLGLFEGTLLSANKGFLQSFQIEKLLQDQPTSKSLGQSIFWDFIADSDRNLYAAAWGVFDNSGGLYAIANNQMKNISELYGIDSKNLLNVVHARKKNILYVGSKDKGIYEIQLDKTINYNPFENKTIVDFTSIGAKKVILHQDGVSFLEKDNTITTSVSLTDFKNAELAYIKNSKQELPSHADGYYELNYKIPANQIEFYEIIKHQKSFWISSNIGLFEMSFIGELINYAPIHSYKIGFTYDQQLIETIPYAGVRVYDDLTGLKAKHFSEFKTNTPLDVVGILNSNDKTYFISVFQGLFIYENKTFKSLLKEGIWNESKLKFITQNKQGNLIIASEFGAIYVIDNTKSFKILKTIQKNQLIGTTITFLESYQDYIFIGTEKGINCYHNGVIQLFDKEQGLKDTAITSSQIFENQLWLGTKKGFYNIDLKKITATKNSVTDIKISSIAINSVLIAPKNYRWFSYQSNQLITDYEHNTIALDFVPKGHLYPNKLKFRYRLKKSNRWSPYTEKPFVYLSYLPNDTYNLEIEVLDLHAGKTTRFSILKIIIQPPFWKTGLFYCVIGILIILGAALLIFRIKKRAQQKAATENQLAKAKLEALLSQMNPHFTFNALYTIQQFVFNNDKLNSTIYISEVASLMRQTLDNSTYQTITIADEIKYLETYIAIENKRFDNRIQFTIEVDESIDKHQIEIPTMLLQPFVENIFKHAFDEESPHPSFTIDFTITVDQLLQIQILDNGKGNTKNINTHNSKGIAIAKKRLQIMQPSNINPIQINFSETGTTVIIRLII; encoded by the coding sequence TTGCCAACTAAAGTTTTACTTTTTCTTGTGTGTTTTTATGGTGTGTATTGTTCAGCTCAATACAAGCCTTCCATCAATTACACTACTTCAAATGGATTACCTAATAATGCAGTACGGGCATTGTTTTTAGATAAAAATGAAGACTTATGGATTGGTACTGAAAATGGGATTTCGAAGCTGGAAAATGGAGCCTTTTCAAATCTAATTTTACCAAAAACAATTAATAATAACAGTTGCTGGGACATAGCTCAAGATCGCAATGGCAACTTATGGTTTGCTAGTTATGGAGGTGGAGTATACAAATATGACGGTTTACAATTTACTGTTTTTGATAAACAAAAGGGCTTACCATCATTACGAGCTCGAAAAGTATTGGCTCACAACGACAAAATTTATGTAGGTACAGAACTAGGAATTGCAATTATCGACACTAAAACCAATGCCATTGTAGTCCCGAAAGGAATTGTCCCACATTTTGGAGTGTTTATTGTTACCGATTTCGTAGTGTACAAGAACTATGTTTATTTTTCAACCGCCAACGAGGGAATTTTTAAAATTGAAACCAATAAAAACAATCCAGAAATTGCACCTGTACATCAGTTTAAATATGCCTACAGTTTGGGTTTATTTGAGGGAACTTTACTAAGCGCAAACAAAGGATTCCTCCAATCCTTTCAGATCGAAAAATTATTACAAGATCAACCAACTTCAAAATCTCTTGGGCAATCTATTTTTTGGGACTTCATTGCAGATAGTGATCGTAATCTTTACGCGGCTGCTTGGGGTGTGTTTGACAACAGTGGTGGTTTGTATGCAATTGCAAATAACCAGATGAAAAACATTTCGGAATTGTACGGAATTGATTCTAAAAATTTATTGAATGTGGTGCACGCTCGTAAAAAAAACATTCTTTACGTAGGTTCAAAAGATAAAGGAATATACGAAATTCAGCTCGATAAAACCATTAACTACAACCCATTTGAAAATAAAACGATAGTGGATTTTACCTCCATCGGAGCAAAAAAAGTGATACTGCATCAGGATGGAGTCTCCTTTTTAGAAAAAGACAATACCATTACCACATCAGTTTCATTAACTGATTTTAAAAATGCAGAACTAGCGTACATTAAAAATTCAAAACAAGAACTGCCTTCACATGCTGACGGTTATTATGAATTGAACTATAAAATACCCGCAAACCAAATCGAATTTTATGAAATCATAAAACATCAAAAATCGTTTTGGATTAGCAGTAATATCGGTTTATTTGAGATGAGCTTTATAGGTGAATTAATCAATTACGCCCCCATTCACAGTTATAAAATTGGTTTTACCTACGATCAGCAATTAATAGAAACAATACCGTATGCAGGCGTTAGAGTCTATGATGATCTTACTGGTTTAAAAGCCAAACATTTCTCGGAATTTAAAACAAATACCCCTTTGGACGTAGTTGGAATTTTAAATTCAAATGACAAAACCTATTTCATCTCAGTGTTTCAAGGATTGTTTATTTATGAAAATAAAACTTTTAAATCGCTGCTAAAAGAAGGTATTTGGAACGAAAGCAAACTCAAATTTATTACCCAAAATAAGCAAGGAAACTTAATTATTGCATCTGAATTTGGTGCTATTTATGTAATTGATAACACCAAATCTTTTAAAATACTAAAAACAATTCAAAAAAATCAGTTGATCGGTACTACAATCACGTTTCTAGAAAGTTACCAAGACTATATTTTTATAGGTACCGAAAAAGGAATAAACTGCTATCATAATGGAGTGATACAGTTATTTGATAAGGAACAAGGGCTGAAAGATACCGCCATAACTAGTTCCCAAATTTTTGAAAATCAATTGTGGCTTGGCACTAAGAAAGGGTTTTACAACATCGATTTAAAGAAAATTACAGCAACTAAAAATTCGGTTACCGATATCAAAATCAGTTCAATTGCCATTAATTCCGTTCTGATTGCTCCAAAAAACTACCGTTGGTTTTCGTATCAATCCAATCAATTAATTACAGATTATGAACACAATACAATCGCATTAGATTTTGTTCCAAAAGGACATTTGTACCCAAACAAATTAAAATTTAGATACCGCTTGAAGAAATCAAATCGATGGAGTCCTTATACAGAAAAGCCATTCGTTTATTTGTCTTACTTACCAAATGACACTTACAATCTAGAAATTGAAGTTTTAGATTTACACGCCGGAAAAACAACGCGTTTTAGTATTTTAAAAATTATCATTCAACCTCCATTTTGGAAAACAGGCCTATTTTATTGTGTAATCGGAATTCTTATCATTCTAGGAGCAGCGCTATTAATTTTCAGAATAAAAAAAAGAGCCCAACAAAAAGCAGCAACCGAAAATCAACTTGCTAAGGCAAAACTAGAAGCCTTATTAAGTCAGATGAATCCGCATTTTACGTTTAATGCTTTATACACCATTCAACAATTTGTTTTTAATAATGACAAACTAAATTCTACAATTTATATTAGCGAAGTTGCTAGTTTGATGCGTCAAACATTAGACAATTCTACCTACCAAACCATAACAATTGCTGATGAAATTAAATATTTAGAGACCTACATTGCTATTGAAAATAAACGATTTGACAACCGTATTCAATTTACAATTGAAGTAGATGAAAGCATCGATAAACACCAAATAGAAATACCTACAATGTTATTACAGCCCTTTGTAGAAAATATTTTCAAGCATGCTTTTGATGAGGAATCTCCTCACCCTTCTTTTACAATTGATTTTACAATTACGGTTGATCAGCTGCTTCAAATCCAAATTTTAGATAACGGGAAAGGCAATACCAAAAATATAAATACCCACAATTCAAAAGGCATTGCCATTGCCAAAAAGCGCCTTCAAATTATGCAACCTAGCAATATCAATCCTATTCAAATCAATTTTTCGGAAACAGGAACTACAGTAATTATCCGATTAATTATTTAG
- a CDS encoding LytTR family DNA-binding domain-containing protein — protein sequence MVLNAIIVDDQKNSRELIKSFCELYSNGVIQIVALCPSVDTALIAIKTHKPDLVFLDIDMPEKNGFELINSFDVLPFEVVFVTGHANQYTKAIEISAMNYLMKPINPLNIKAIVEQFETKKALANTVNRNEILKNNLKGNQTTILFPSNDGFTVVDLTEIISCQSQNGTGKCTIITTNDTIVIHKYLKDVLLLLPESSFIKVSSSAIINKKKIVSFNSKTYTLKMSNGSNIKVSDAYYNKTKLIDALAN from the coding sequence ATGGTACTAAATGCTATCATCGTTGATGATCAAAAAAATTCGAGAGAACTTATTAAAAGTTTCTGCGAATTGTATAGTAATGGAGTTATTCAAATTGTAGCCCTATGCCCTTCTGTTGATACCGCATTAATAGCTATCAAAACCCACAAGCCGGATTTAGTGTTTTTAGATATTGATATGCCCGAAAAAAATGGTTTTGAATTAATCAATAGTTTTGATGTTCTGCCTTTTGAAGTGGTATTTGTTACCGGACATGCCAATCAGTATACAAAAGCTATTGAAATAAGTGCCATGAATTATTTAATGAAACCCATAAACCCATTAAACATAAAGGCCATTGTTGAACAATTCGAAACTAAAAAGGCATTGGCCAACACTGTAAACAGAAACGAAATCCTAAAAAATAATTTGAAAGGAAATCAAACTACCATTTTATTCCCGTCTAATGACGGTTTTACTGTAGTTGATCTAACTGAAATCATAAGTTGCCAGTCACAAAATGGAACTGGAAAATGTACAATTATAACAACAAACGACACCATTGTAATTCATAAATATTTAAAAGATGTTCTTTTATTGTTGCCCGAAAGTAGTTTCATTAAAGTAAGTAGTAGCGCCATAATAAATAAGAAAAAAATCGTTTCTTTTAACAGTAAAACGTATACTCTAAAGATGTCAAATGGTTCAAACATTAAAGTTTCAGATGCTTATTATAACAAAACTAAACTTATAGATGCACTTGCCAACTAA